A region of Paenibacillus sp. 37 DNA encodes the following proteins:
- a CDS encoding ABC-F family ATP-binding cassette domain-containing protein: MLLQVSGIIKRFGVDPILDGVNLQILERERIGLVGVNGAGKSTLLKIVAGEMSYDGGQIFKSKETTLGYLAQNSGLQSDRNIWEEMMNVFAHLTQAEADLRQMERDIADPAQMEDEKKYADLLERYAKRSDWFKDHGGYEMETRIRSVLHGMGFGEFSPDTPIATLSGGQKTRLALARILLQAPDLLMLDEPTNYLDIATLTWLEDYLRGYSGALLVVSHDRYFLDRLVTTIVEIERHRSKKYTGNYSRYMELKAAEYETQMKQYEKQQGEISKMEDFVQKNIVRASTTKRAQSRRKALDKMERLDKPMGDLKKAHFSFETAVMSGKEVLRVDQLSVAYDEASPLFRNVSFDLRRGETVALIGPNGIGKSTMLKCLTGSLRPVTGEIQWGTKVQIGYYDQEQTGLNPSNTVLEELWSAYPGMEEARIRTVLGNFLFSGDDVLKKISSLSGGEKARVSLSKLMLKEANMLILDEPTNHLDLFAKEVLEAALMDYEGTLLFISHDRYFLNKMAERIVELHPGGTEHYLGNYDDYVEKKQELEDIAREAAEARQASSKNSSKSDLNTATTEKSGAASFEAEKQAKREERNRQRKQEALEQQIAELETKITELETQMALPEIYQDYMKLQELQQQSEEHKAELTKAYEDWEELAME, translated from the coding sequence ATGCTGCTGCAAGTATCCGGAATTATCAAACGTTTTGGTGTCGATCCAATCCTGGACGGCGTGAACTTACAAATATTAGAACGCGAGCGCATCGGCCTCGTTGGCGTAAACGGTGCAGGGAAATCCACTTTGCTCAAAATTGTAGCCGGTGAAATGTCCTATGACGGAGGACAGATTTTCAAGTCCAAAGAAACAACGCTCGGTTACCTCGCTCAGAACAGCGGGCTGCAATCCGACCGTAACATCTGGGAAGAAATGATGAACGTCTTCGCTCACCTGACACAGGCTGAAGCTGATTTGCGTCAGATGGAACGCGATATTGCCGACCCTGCCCAGATGGAAGATGAGAAAAAGTATGCTGACCTGCTGGAACGTTATGCGAAACGCTCCGATTGGTTCAAGGACCATGGCGGTTATGAAATGGAAACCCGTATTCGCAGCGTACTGCACGGGATGGGATTCGGCGAATTTTCGCCAGACACCCCCATTGCTACTCTGAGCGGCGGGCAGAAGACACGCCTTGCCCTTGCTCGTATTTTGCTTCAGGCACCCGACCTGCTCATGCTGGACGAGCCTACCAACTATCTCGATATCGCCACCCTTACTTGGTTGGAAGATTATCTGAGAGGTTATTCAGGCGCACTGCTCGTGGTATCCCACGACCGGTACTTCCTTGATCGACTCGTAACAACCATCGTTGAGATCGAACGTCACCGCTCCAAAAAATATACGGGCAATTACAGCCGTTATATGGAGCTCAAAGCTGCCGAGTATGAAACTCAGATGAAGCAATATGAGAAACAACAGGGTGAAATCTCCAAGATGGAAGATTTTGTTCAGAAAAATATTGTCCGTGCGTCGACGACCAAACGCGCTCAAAGTCGCCGCAAAGCCCTCGACAAAATGGAGCGGCTTGATAAACCGATGGGAGATCTGAAAAAAGCCCATTTTTCCTTCGAAACTGCCGTGATGTCAGGCAAGGAAGTGCTTCGAGTGGATCAGCTGTCCGTCGCTTATGACGAGGCTTCTCCTTTGTTCCGCAACGTATCCTTCGATCTGCGGCGCGGGGAAACGGTTGCTCTGATTGGTCCAAACGGTATAGGTAAATCCACCATGCTGAAGTGCCTCACTGGAAGTTTACGTCCGGTGACCGGGGAGATCCAATGGGGAACAAAAGTGCAGATCGGCTATTATGATCAGGAACAGACTGGGCTCAATCCGTCCAACACGGTTCTGGAAGAACTGTGGAGTGCCTATCCCGGGATGGAAGAAGCACGCATTCGGACCGTACTGGGGAACTTTTTGTTCAGCGGTGACGATGTGCTCAAGAAAATTTCCTCCCTCAGCGGCGGTGAGAAAGCACGTGTCTCTCTCTCCAAGCTGATGCTGAAGGAAGCCAACATGCTCATTCTGGATGAGCCTACGAACCATCTCGACCTGTTTGCCAAAGAAGTGCTGGAAGCGGCATTAATGGATTATGAAGGCACCCTGCTATTCATCTCCCATGACCGGTACTTCCTCAACAAAATGGCTGAACGCATTGTCGAGCTTCATCCAGGTGGAACGGAACACTATCTCGGAAATTATGATGATTATGTGGAGAAAAAACAGGAGCTTGAGGACATCGCACGTGAAGCTGCTGAGGCACGTCAGGCTTCGTCCAAGAACTCGTCCAAATCCGATCTGAACACAGCCACAACCGAAAAATCCGGAGCGGCTTCATTCGAAGCGGAAAAACAGGCGAAGCGTGAAGAGCGTAACCGGCAACGCAAGCAGGAAGCTCTGGAACAACAGATTGCGGAGTTGGAAACGAAGATTACCGAACTTGAGACACAGATGGCTCTGCCTGAAATCTATCAGGATTATATGAAGCTGCAAGAACTCCAGCAACAATCGGAGGAACACAAAGCAGAACTCACCAAGGCATACGAGGACTGGGAAGAACTAGCTATGGAATAG
- a CDS encoding 5-formyltetrahydrofolate cyclo-ligase produces the protein MQDHAELKSQLRSRLRQSRDLMDASMHQQAMTKINAGVKQELERLRQAKSKVVNKPLVIFSYLSYGSEASTAFLFQEGWNHGDVMFAPKVLANPPRMELRRVAGEQDLEPGIWGIPEPKDSCEVLTPDDWPDIDLVLVPGLGYDLHGGRIGYGGGYYDRFAETLAATCAMTGKKPLMAAMVLPGQLQEDIPMDLLDLRIDLLITTEGILHIE, from the coding sequence ATGCAGGATCATGCGGAACTGAAAAGTCAGCTTCGATCCAGACTGAGACAGAGCCGTGATCTGATGGATGCAAGCATGCATCAGCAGGCGATGACTAAGATTAACGCTGGAGTGAAGCAGGAGCTGGAGCGCCTTAGACAGGCCAAGAGCAAGGTTGTGAACAAACCACTCGTCATATTCAGTTATTTGTCCTATGGAAGCGAAGCGTCCACAGCTTTTCTGTTTCAAGAGGGCTGGAATCATGGAGATGTGATGTTTGCACCAAAAGTCTTGGCGAATCCACCTCGAATGGAGTTACGGCGGGTGGCCGGAGAACAAGATCTGGAGCCAGGCATATGGGGGATACCGGAACCCAAGGATTCCTGTGAAGTCCTGACGCCTGATGATTGGCCGGATATCGATCTCGTATTGGTACCGGGACTTGGTTATGATCTCCATGGCGGGCGTATTGGTTATGGTGGCGGTTATTATGATCGTTTTGCCGAGACGCTTGCAGCAACATGTGCGATGACGGGCAAGAAACCGTTGATGGCTGCGATGGTATTGCCGGGTCAGTTACAAGAGGATATCCCGATGGACCTGCTCGATCTGAGGATTGATCTGTTGATAACAACCGAAGGTATATTACATATCGAATAA
- the moaC gene encoding cyclic pyranopterin monophosphate synthase MoaC, translating into MNNGQASGGKLTHFNEQGRARMVDISGKEITVRTAVAVTKVTMNPDTLEAIREGRIGKGDVLAVAQIAGIQGAKKTSDWIPMCHPLALTGVDIRFHDNGVDELHIEVTVKTESKTGVEMEALTAASAAALTVYDMCKAMQKDMIIGPTMLNSKSGGKNGDYSR; encoded by the coding sequence GTGAACAACGGCCAGGCTTCGGGTGGAAAACTGACCCATTTTAATGAACAGGGGCGGGCCCGGATGGTTGATATTTCAGGTAAGGAAATTACCGTACGTACGGCTGTGGCCGTAACGAAAGTGACGATGAATCCAGATACACTGGAAGCGATTCGGGAGGGCCGAATCGGCAAAGGTGATGTTCTGGCTGTGGCTCAGATTGCCGGGATTCAAGGCGCGAAGAAAACGTCGGATTGGATTCCGATGTGCCATCCGCTGGCACTGACGGGTGTGGATATTCGTTTTCATGATAATGGAGTGGATGAATTACACATTGAAGTTACTGTCAAAACCGAAAGCAAAACGGGTGTTGAGATGGAGGCGCTCACGGCTGCCTCAGCTGCAGCACTGACGGTCTATGACATGTGCAAGGCCATGCAAAAAGATATGATTATCGGTCCAACCATGCTGAATTCCAAGAGTGGTGGCAAAAACGGTGATTACAGCCGATAG
- a CDS encoding molybdenum cofactor biosynthesis protein B gives MVWRTAILTASDKGARGEREDTSAQVIRELVEEELGGQIVEYRIVPDEPDEIIAALIEMTDYFHADLVLTTGGTELAIRDITPEATRRVIEREVPGMAEAMRYSVMSKNRSAMLFRGVCGIRGRTLIVNLPGTPKGVHEHLAAIMDQLPEALLMVTGQFKQ, from the coding sequence ATGGTGTGGAGAACAGCAATCCTGACAGCCAGTGACAAAGGAGCCCGCGGGGAACGTGAGGATACGAGTGCACAAGTCATTCGGGAGCTGGTGGAAGAAGAGCTGGGTGGTCAAATCGTGGAGTACCGTATCGTTCCGGATGAACCCGATGAGATTATTGCGGCTTTGATTGAGATGACGGATTATTTTCACGCCGATCTGGTACTGACTACCGGTGGAACGGAGCTGGCCATTCGTGATATTACTCCGGAAGCGACCCGGCGCGTAATTGAGCGGGAAGTTCCCGGGATGGCAGAGGCCATGCGGTACAGTGTAATGAGCAAAAACCGTTCTGCAATGCTGTTCCGCGGGGTATGTGGCATTCGTGGACGTACGCTGATTGTTAATCTGCCAGGTACACCAAAGGGTGTGCACGAACATCTGGCTGCCATTATGGATCAGCTTCCGGAAGCGCTGCTGATGGTTACGGGTCAGTTCAAGCAATAA
- the tatA gene encoding twin-arginine translocase TatA/TatE family subunit, producing the protein MFSSIGPTGFILLAVIALLLFGPNKLPELGRAVGRTFREFKEGAREIISEDDSSNRKEQEKAKPLAAESTPADKPADKRLPE; encoded by the coding sequence ATGTTTAGTTCCATTGGACCTACGGGTTTTATTTTGCTGGCCGTGATTGCATTGTTGTTGTTTGGACCCAACAAACTTCCGGAACTGGGACGTGCAGTTGGGCGTACCTTCCGTGAATTTAAAGAAGGCGCTCGCGAGATTATCTCTGAGGATGACTCGTCCAATCGCAAAGAGCAGGAGAAGGCGAAACCGCTGGCAGCTGAGAGCACACCTGCAGACAAGCCTGCTGATAAACGCCTGCCGGAATAA
- the tatC gene encoding twin-arginine translocase subunit TatC: MTQQMEEMSITEHLSELRKRLIYVLSIFVLGLIAGFFVADPVYQYLTKSESAKGFVLHAFSFWDGIGIYMKIAGLFSLIITLPFTVYQIWKFVSPGLKPRERKATLKYVPYVFLLFLTGMAFSYYVIFPMALAFTTAITEKMGLVETYGMKQYFSFLFGIVLPVSLLFELPLLIMFLTGLRILNPIRLRKMRRVAYFVLIFIAVVITPPDFISDLLVMIPLLLLYEISVLLSAIVYRKQLAADEEIESRYVRAEDKKHVG, encoded by the coding sequence ATGACGCAGCAAATGGAAGAAATGTCGATTACGGAACATCTGAGCGAGCTGCGGAAGCGGCTGATCTATGTACTAAGCATTTTTGTGCTGGGACTGATTGCAGGATTTTTTGTGGCGGACCCGGTATACCAATATCTGACCAAGTCAGAGTCGGCAAAAGGTTTTGTGTTACATGCCTTCTCGTTCTGGGACGGGATTGGCATCTATATGAAGATTGCAGGGTTGTTCTCACTTATTATTACACTGCCGTTTACGGTGTATCAGATCTGGAAGTTTGTTAGTCCAGGGCTAAAGCCGCGCGAGCGAAAAGCAACGCTGAAGTATGTGCCCTATGTGTTTCTTTTATTTCTGACAGGTATGGCTTTCTCGTATTATGTTATTTTTCCGATGGCACTTGCCTTCACAACAGCGATAACGGAGAAGATGGGGCTTGTGGAGACCTACGGGATGAAGCAGTATTTCAGCTTCCTGTTTGGCATTGTGCTGCCTGTGTCCCTGTTATTTGAACTTCCTTTACTTATTATGTTTCTGACAGGACTGCGGATTCTGAATCCAATTCGTCTTCGCAAGATGCGCAGAGTTGCTTATTTTGTTCTGATCTTCATTGCAGTGGTCATTACACCTCCAGACTTTATATCCGATCTGCTGGTGATGATTCCTTTGCTCCTGTTATATGAGATCAGTGTGTTATTATCCGCAATCGTATATCGCAAGCAGCTTGCAGCCGATGAAGAGATCGAATCCCGCTACGTTCGTGCCGAGGATAAGAAACATGTGGGCTGA
- the groES gene encoding co-chaperone GroES: protein MIRPLGERVLVEPLEQEQTTSFGIVLPDSAKEKPQEGRIIAVGAGVLKDGVRVALEVKEGDRVIFSKYAGTEIKFEGKEYLIMKESDIHAILD from the coding sequence ATGATCAGACCTTTAGGTGAACGCGTATTGGTAGAACCACTGGAGCAAGAACAAACAACTTCTTTCGGGATCGTACTCCCGGACTCCGCCAAAGAAAAACCGCAAGAGGGTAGAATCATTGCAGTTGGTGCTGGAGTATTGAAAGACGGCGTACGTGTAGCTCTGGAAGTGAAAGAAGGAGATCGCGTTATTTTCTCCAAATATGCCGGTACAGAAATCAAATTCGAAGGTAAAGAATATTTGATTATGAAAGAGAGCGATATTCACGCGATTCTCGACTAA
- the groL gene encoding chaperonin GroEL (60 kDa chaperone family; promotes refolding of misfolded polypeptides especially under stressful conditions; forms two stacked rings of heptamers to form a barrel-shaped 14mer; ends can be capped by GroES; misfolded proteins enter the barrel where they are refolded when GroES binds), which translates to MAKDIKFSEDARRSMLRGVDALANAVKVTLGPKGRNVVLEKKFGSPLITNDGVTIAKEIELEDAFENMGAQLVKEVATKTNDVAGDGTTTATVLAQALITEGLKNVTAGASPIGIRKGIDKAVKAAVAELQSISKPIDSKQSIAQVAAISAADEEVGELIAEAMEKVGKDGVITVEESKGFATELEVVEGMQFDRGYISPYMITDTDKMEAVLDNPYILITDKKISSTQDILPLLEKIVQQGKPLVLIAEDIEGEALAMLVVNKLRGTFNAVAVKAPGFGDRRKAMLQDIAALTGGQLITEELGLDLKSAVVEQLGTARQIRVTKENTIIVDGAGNKSDIDARVSQIRTQLEETTSEFDKEKLQERLAKLSGGVAVIKVGAATETELKERKLRIEDALNATRAAVEEGIVSGGGTALMNVYSAVAAVALSGDEQTGVNIVLRALEAPIRTIAANAGEEGSVIVERLKKEQTGIGFNAATGEWVNMIEAGIVDPAKVTRYALQNAASVAAMFLTTEAVIADKPEPAGAGGGMPDMGGMGGMGGMM; encoded by the coding sequence ATGGCTAAAGACATTAAATTCAGTGAAGACGCTCGTCGCTCCATGCTTCGTGGTGTGGACGCATTGGCTAATGCAGTAAAAGTAACACTCGGTCCTAAAGGTCGTAACGTGGTTCTGGAGAAAAAATTCGGAAGCCCGCTCATCACTAACGATGGTGTAACCATTGCTAAAGAAATCGAACTGGAAGATGCATTCGAGAACATGGGTGCACAACTGGTTAAAGAAGTAGCAACAAAAACCAACGATGTTGCCGGTGACGGTACTACAACAGCAACTGTATTGGCGCAAGCGCTGATCACAGAAGGTCTGAAAAACGTAACTGCAGGCGCTAGCCCAATCGGTATCCGTAAAGGGATCGACAAAGCGGTTAAAGCTGCGGTTGCTGAATTGCAATCCATCTCCAAACCAATCGATTCCAAACAATCCATCGCACAAGTTGCAGCAATCTCTGCAGCTGACGAAGAAGTAGGCGAATTGATCGCTGAAGCTATGGAAAAAGTAGGTAAAGATGGCGTAATCACTGTAGAAGAATCCAAAGGATTCGCTACAGAGCTTGAAGTGGTTGAAGGTATGCAATTCGACCGTGGATACATCTCTCCTTACATGATCACAGACACGGACAAAATGGAAGCTGTTTTGGACAATCCGTACATCTTGATCACAGACAAAAAAATCTCCAGCACGCAAGACATCTTGCCATTGCTTGAGAAAATCGTTCAACAAGGCAAACCGCTGGTATTGATCGCTGAAGATATCGAAGGCGAAGCATTGGCTATGCTGGTTGTTAACAAATTGCGTGGTACATTCAATGCTGTAGCTGTTAAAGCTCCAGGATTCGGTGACCGTCGTAAAGCAATGCTGCAAGACATCGCTGCCCTCACTGGTGGCCAATTGATCACGGAAGAACTGGGTCTGGACCTGAAATCCGCTGTTGTGGAACAACTGGGTACAGCTCGTCAAATCCGCGTAACCAAAGAAAACACAATCATCGTTGACGGTGCTGGTAACAAATCCGATATCGATGCACGTGTTAGCCAAATCCGTACACAACTGGAAGAAACAACTTCCGAGTTCGACAAAGAGAAACTGCAAGAGCGTCTGGCTAAATTGTCCGGCGGTGTAGCAGTAATCAAAGTTGGTGCGGCTACTGAAACAGAATTGAAAGAACGCAAACTTCGCATCGAAGATGCCCTGAACGCAACTCGCGCAGCGGTTGAAGAAGGTATCGTATCCGGTGGTGGTACAGCGCTCATGAACGTATATAGCGCGGTTGCGGCTGTAGCTCTGTCCGGTGACGAGCAAACAGGCGTAAACATCGTCCTGCGTGCTCTGGAAGCACCAATCCGCACAATCGCAGCTAACGCTGGCGAAGAAGGTTCCGTAATCGTGGAACGTCTGAAAAAAGAACAAACAGGCATCGGCTTCAACGCTGCAACTGGCGAGTGGGTTAACATGATCGAAGCTGGTATCGTTGACCCTGCGAAAGTAACTCGTTATGCATTGCAAAACGCGGCTTCCGTAGCTGCAATGTTCCTGACTACTGAAGCAGTTATCGCTGACAAACCAGAACCTGCAGGTGCTGGTGGCGGAATGCCTGACATGGGCGGTATGGGTGGAATGGGCGGCATGATGTAA
- a CDS encoding glycoside hydrolase family 2 TIM barrel-domain containing protein codes for MRNKLVYTPPANGYPEWNNNPETFQVGRLPAHASMVAFPSITEALSNDSSASPWYESLNGPWKFAFAETPEQRIASFYENNYDASDWDEIAVPSNWQLQGYDYPQYTNMTYPWVEREPELKPPFAPTTYNPVGSYIRTFTVPADWKDRPVLLHFEGVESAFYVWVNGELVGYSEDTFTPAEFDITSYLTEGENKLAVEVYRWCDASWLENQDFWRLSGIFRGVYLHSPSPVQIADFFVRTELDDAYQDAELLLDVKLFNHNAVQTTAGLSVQAQLYDAQQQTVLKQPLTAAVTFQGEDELSFQLSAEVINPLLWSAETPHLYTLVLSIQNESGEILEAVRSRIGFRKFELKDGLMQINGKRIVFKGVNRHEFSPDKGRAIGREDMIRDIELMKSYNVNAVRTSHYPNQSLWYELCDEYGLYVIDETNLETHGTWDYGQKEMNENNIPASKPEWRSNVIDRCNSMFQRDKNHPSVIIWSLGNESFGGDNFIAMYDYLKQVDPTRLVHYEGTFHYRPSDSASDIESTMYISPQDVEQYARMKGPKKPYIICEYSHAMGNSCGGLHLYWDLFDKYDVLQGAFIWDWVDQSIRTTTADGVEYFAYGGDFGESPHDGNFCGNGLILADKTVTPKLEEVKKCYQNVRMEAIDVKEGLLRIRNQFLFTDLSEYSLVWTLAHNGVSVENGTLDIAVPPGESTEVRIPYTPSSDLFKEAVLTVSLVTKVATKWAGTGHEIGWDQFVVSPRLRPIQLVHQGQDNSPQVQDLQDELKVAIGQVTLSFNPTTGALTSYQINNQEQLLAPVRPNFWRAMTDNDMGNRLNERSAFWRDAHATSRLIRFEHHADEQGILVTSDYTWDQHPGCTLSITYRISPDGVLEISQTLIPGEGLPDLPEFGMLLQLNSSLDTISWYGRGPHDNYADRLTSARLGYYTGAVRDQFVPYLKPQECGNKTDVRFAEITSADGQSGLHVEANIPFEINALPWTPEELEANDHVYKLPQSTQTVARINYKQMGVGGDDSWGARTHAEYTLPANRAYHFTFTVRPV; via the coding sequence ATGCGAAACAAACTGGTATACACCCCTCCGGCAAATGGATACCCGGAATGGAACAATAATCCCGAGACTTTTCAAGTAGGCCGTCTACCCGCACATGCGTCTATGGTAGCGTTTCCATCTATAACAGAAGCATTGTCCAATGATTCCAGCGCATCGCCATGGTACGAATCACTGAATGGTCCATGGAAGTTTGCCTTTGCGGAGACACCGGAGCAACGGATTGCATCCTTTTATGAGAACAACTATGACGCCAGTGACTGGGACGAGATCGCTGTTCCTTCCAACTGGCAGCTACAAGGTTACGATTATCCTCAATATACGAATATGACGTATCCGTGGGTCGAGCGCGAGCCTGAATTGAAGCCACCCTTTGCACCAACAACTTATAATCCGGTGGGTTCGTACATCCGCACGTTTACTGTTCCTGCGGACTGGAAAGACCGGCCTGTCCTGCTGCACTTTGAGGGCGTTGAATCTGCCTTCTATGTATGGGTCAACGGGGAACTCGTCGGTTATAGCGAAGACACGTTTACACCCGCAGAATTTGATATCACCTCATATCTGACGGAAGGTGAAAACAAGCTGGCTGTGGAGGTATATCGCTGGTGTGATGCGAGCTGGCTGGAAAATCAGGATTTCTGGCGGCTAAGCGGCATATTCCGTGGTGTATACCTGCATTCACCTTCCCCGGTTCAGATCGCCGATTTCTTTGTTCGCACTGAACTGGATGATGCCTATCAGGATGCGGAGCTGCTGTTGGATGTGAAATTATTCAATCATAATGCGGTGCAGACGACTGCCGGATTGTCCGTTCAGGCACAGCTCTATGATGCACAACAGCAGACTGTACTGAAGCAACCACTTACTGCGGCGGTCACTTTCCAGGGCGAGGATGAACTTTCATTCCAGTTGTCAGCAGAGGTTATCAATCCGCTTCTATGGAGCGCCGAGACCCCCCATCTATATACACTTGTGCTGTCCATTCAGAATGAATCGGGCGAAATACTGGAGGCTGTTCGCAGCCGGATCGGATTCCGCAAGTTTGAACTGAAGGATGGCCTGATGCAAATCAACGGCAAACGCATTGTGTTCAAGGGCGTCAATCGTCATGAATTTTCCCCGGATAAGGGTCGAGCCATTGGTCGGGAAGACATGATCCGTGACATCGAGTTGATGAAATCCTATAACGTTAACGCTGTGCGTACATCCCATTATCCGAATCAGTCACTCTGGTACGAACTGTGTGATGAATATGGCCTCTATGTCATTGACGAAACGAATCTGGAGACTCACGGTACCTGGGATTATGGGCAAAAGGAAATGAATGAAAACAATATTCCCGCAAGTAAGCCGGAATGGCGTAGTAACGTAATAGATCGCTGTAACTCGATGTTCCAACGGGACAAAAACCATCCGTCCGTTATTATCTGGTCTCTGGGTAATGAATCCTTCGGCGGCGATAACTTCATCGCCATGTACGATTATCTGAAACAAGTCGATCCGACCCGTCTCGTTCATTATGAAGGGACTTTCCATTATCGCCCTTCTGATTCGGCAAGTGATATTGAATCCACAATGTATATCAGCCCACAAGATGTGGAGCAATACGCGCGCATGAAGGGTCCGAAGAAACCTTATATTATCTGCGAATACAGCCATGCCATGGGTAACTCTTGTGGAGGTCTGCATCTGTATTGGGATTTGTTCGATAAATATGATGTGTTGCAGGGTGCATTCATCTGGGACTGGGTCGATCAGTCCATTCGTACCACTACGGCAGACGGTGTAGAATATTTTGCTTATGGCGGCGATTTCGGTGAATCTCCTCATGATGGCAATTTCTGCGGAAACGGACTGATTCTGGCCGACAAGACAGTTACACCGAAGCTGGAAGAAGTGAAGAAATGTTATCAGAACGTTCGTATGGAAGCCATTGACGTCAAAGAAGGCTTGCTGCGCATTCGAAACCAGTTCCTGTTCACGGATCTGAGCGAATACTCACTGGTATGGACACTAGCACATAATGGCGTGTCTGTAGAGAACGGCACGTTGGACATCGCGGTACCTCCTGGCGAATCGACTGAAGTCCGTATCCCTTACACACCATCATCCGATCTGTTCAAAGAAGCGGTATTGACTGTATCTCTGGTAACCAAAGTTGCAACCAAATGGGCAGGAACAGGTCATGAAATCGGCTGGGATCAGTTCGTGGTATCTCCGCGATTGCGTCCAATCCAACTGGTACACCAAGGACAAGACAATTCGCCACAGGTACAGGATCTGCAAGATGAATTGAAAGTAGCTATAGGTCAAGTCACGTTGAGCTTTAACCCGACTACTGGCGCGTTGACGTCTTATCAGATCAATAATCAGGAGCAATTGCTGGCACCTGTCCGCCCGAATTTCTGGAGAGCCATGACAGACAATGATATGGGGAACCGCCTGAATGAGCGTTCTGCCTTCTGGAGAGATGCTCACGCTACCAGCAGATTAATTCGCTTTGAACACCATGCAGACGAGCAAGGCATTCTAGTGACGAGCGATTATACGTGGGATCAACATCCGGGATGTACGCTGTCTATTACGTACCGAATTAGTCCGGATGGCGTGCTCGAAATCAGCCAAACTCTTATTCCAGGCGAGGGCCTACCCGATCTACCGGAATTTGGTATGCTGCTGCAACTGAATAGCAGCCTGGATACGATATCCTGGTACGGCAGAGGTCCGCATGACAACTACGCAGACCGTCTAACCAGTGCACGTCTTGGCTATTACACAGGTGCGGTTCGAGATCAATTTGTTCCATATCTGAAACCACAAGAGTGTGGTAACAAAACGGATGTACGCTTTGCCGAAATTACGTCAGCGGATGGTCAAAGTGGCCTTCATGTTGAAGCCAACATACCATTTGAAATCAATGCGTTGCCGTGGACACCGGAGGAACTGGAAGCAAACGACCATGTTTACAAATTACCTCAGAGTACACAGACTGTCGCTCGCATCAATTACAAGCAAATGGGTGTCGGCGGAGACGATAGCTGGGGCGCACGTACCCATGCTGAATACACCTTGCCAGCCAACCGAGCGTATCACTTCACCTTTACGGTAAGACCTGTATAA